A window of Hyperolius riggenbachi isolate aHypRig1 chromosome 1, aHypRig1.pri, whole genome shotgun sequence contains these coding sequences:
- the LOC137555070 gene encoding proteasome subunit beta type-11-like has protein sequence MQKRMALQNVCGWDAQSSLHPAENTFDPSLNISLSQCLPHSLLKRTSDDFSSSHHPSTGPPPPAHGTTTLAFLYADGVAVATDTRASAGGLVCSPDSRKAFLIHSHLLATTSGSATDCQFFGQVLAKECRLYQLRNGNMPSVRGAARMLSFLMGPFRGTDVCAAFTLCGWDRNGPCICYVYNDGTRLSSEILSVGSGSPYAYSIIDDGYKPGMKEEEARQLARRAVCHAGRRDAYSGGLVDVYWVKEGGCEMDAREDLDQLYQRLREEDKQMIRNASEATP, from the coding sequence ATGCAGAAGAGAATGGCATTGCAGAACGTTTGTGGCTGGGATGCACAATCTTCACTTCATCCAGCAGAAAATACCTTTGATCCTTCTTTGAACATCAGTTTATCACAATGTTTACCTCATTCTCTACTTAAGAGGACTTCAGATGATTTTTCCTCTTCTCACCACCCCAGCACGGGTCCCCCACCACCAGCACATGGCACTACCACCCTTGCCTTTCTATATGCAGATGGTGTTGCTGTAGCAACGGACACACGCGCCTCTGCTGGAGGTCTAGTTTGCAGCCCTGACAGCCGCAAAGCATTCCTCATTCACAGTCATTTGCTGGCCACCACCTCAGGAAGTGCTACTGATTGCCAGTTCTTTGGGCAAGTTTTGGCAAAAGAGTGCAGGCTTTACCAGTTGAGGAATGGGAACATGCCCAGTGTCCGAGGAGCAGCTAGAATGCTGAGCTTCTTGATGGGGCCATTCCGAGGAACAGATGTCTGTGCTGCCTTTACTTTGTGTGGATGGGACAGGAATGGACCTTGTATCTGCTATGTATATAATGATGGAACCCGTCTGAGCTCAGAAATCCTTTCTGTGGGATCAGGCTCTCCATATGCTTACAGCATTATAGATGATGGGTACAAGCCTGGAATGAAGGAAGAAGAAGCCCGTCAGCTAGCTAGAAGGGCAGTGTGCCATGCTGGCCGGAGAGATGCCTACTCTGGGGGTTTAGTAGATGTGTACTGGGTGAAAGAGGGAGGCTGCGAGATGGATGCCAGAGAAGACCTGGACCAACTTTATCAGCGTTTGAGAGAAGAGGACAAACAAATGATAAGAAACGCATCAGAAGCCACCCCTTAA
- the LOC137522092 gene encoding proteasome subunit beta type-5-like — MALASVVRSEGPLWNRHHENPMTCGLDAEGLSFQMVPGAAQGVAEPGIEFLHGTTTLAFKFRHGVIVAVDSRATAGAYIASQTVKKVIEINPYLLGTMAGGAADCSFWERLLARQCRIYELRNKERISVAAASKLLANMVYQYKGMGLSMGTMICGWDKRGPGLYYVDSAGNRVSGSVFSVGSGSMYAYGVLDRGYSYDLEVEEARELARRSIYQATYRDAYSGGVVNLYHVREDGWEKVSQDDVAVLHEKYKGMTDS, encoded by the exons ATGGCGCTGGCTAGTGTTGTGAGATCGGAGGGCCCGTTGTGGAATCGGCACCACGAAAATCCGATGACTTGCGGCCTGGATGCCGAGGGACTGAGCTTTCAGATGGTGCCCGGTGCGGCACAAGGCGTGGCGGAGCCTGGGATCGAGTTCCTGCATGGGACCACTACACTGGCCTTCAAG TTTCGCCATGGAGTTATTGTGGCCGTTGACTCCCGTGCTACAGCAGGCGCATATATTGCCTCTCAGACGGTGAAGAAGGTTATTGAGATCAATCCTTACCTGTTGGGCACTATGGCAGGAGGAGCTGCTGACTGTAGCTTCTGGGAGAGACTTCTGGCCCGCCAGTGCCGCATCTATGAGCTACGGAACAAGGAGCGCATATCTGTGGCAGCAGCTTCCAAACTCCTCGCCAATATGGTGTATCAGTACAAAGGCATGGGGCTGTCTATGGGAACCATGATCTGCGGATGGGACAAAAGGGGGCCTG GTCTGTACTATGTGGACAGTGCAGGGAACCGTGTGTCTGGCTCTGTGTTCTCAGTGGGCTCTGGTTCCATGTATGCCTATGGTGTTCTGGACAGAGGCTACAGCTATGACCTGGAAGTAGAAGAAGCTCGGGAACTGGCACGACGCTCCATATACCAGGCTACATACCGTGATGCTTACTCTGGTGGCGTAGTAAACCTGTACCACGTGCGTGAGGATGGATGGGAGAAGGTGTCACAGGACGATGTGGCGGTTTTGCATGAAAAATACAAGGGGATGACTGACAGCTGA